A single genomic interval of Apis cerana isolate GH-2021 linkage group LG14, AcerK_1.0, whole genome shotgun sequence harbors:
- the LOC108004477 gene encoding enhancer of split mgamma protein-like, whose product MMSYEFPHPVSKTYRYKKITKPLLERKRRARINKCLDELKNLMIDALETEGEDISKLEKADILELTVRHLQRLQGSRSSTGLPDMKNDEVSAENRWLSGFGHCAAEAYRFLSAVPGEGAERLARHLAAGLQKSRQTNSTLKTNVLTQTLASLDLTADLLASSIPIDNVQVASSNQNAVTYRGRIPDAITFNIPPGCNSGTNVENGEKLERGCISEISRDLKEGQTGEKVKTEIKVEDEEEIDVERVDEVDPMWRPW is encoded by the exons ATGATGTCATACGAATTTCCTCATCCAGTTTCAAAGACATACCGgtataaaaaa ATAACGAAGCCATTGTTGGAAAGAAAACGGCGTGCACGCATAAATAAATGCCTGGATGAGTTGAAAAATCTTATGATAGATGCATTAGAG ACGGAAGGGGAGGACATAAGCAAGCTGGAGAAAGCGGACATTCTGGAGTTGACCGTGCGCCATTTACAAAGGCTGCAAGGCTCACGATCCTCCACCGGATTGCCGGACATGAAGAATGACGAGGTCTCGGCCGAAAATCGGTGGTTATCCGGTTTCGGCCACTGCGCAGCTGAGGCGTACAGATTTCTCTCGGCTGTTCCAGGTGAAGGCGCGGAAAGATTAGCAAGGCACCTCGCAGCTGGCCTTCAAAAGAGCCGGCAAACAAATTCGACG CTGAAAACAAACGTGCTGACCCAAACTTTGGCAAGCTTGGATCTCACTGCTGATTTACTGGCTTCGTCGATTCCTATCGATAACGTTCAAGTAGCTTCTTCCAATCAAAATGCGGTCACTTATCGTGGGAGGATTCCTGACGCAATCACGTTTAACATTCCACCTGGGTGTAACAGTGGGACGAACGTGGAAAATggggaaaaattggaaagaggTTGCATTTCCGAAATATCGAGAGACTTGAAGGAGGGGCAAACAGGGGAGAAAGTTAAAACTGAGATCAAAGTTGAGGACGAAGAGGAAATCGATGTGGAACGCGTTGATGAAGTTGATCCTATGTGGCGGCCttggtaa